In Clupea harengus chromosome 1, Ch_v2.0.2, whole genome shotgun sequence, one DNA window encodes the following:
- the ccdc12 gene encoding coiled-coil domain-containing protein 12 translates to MEKSVGSLQEQALKRKERLKALRDKQLQGRDTQDGEPERKRPLEDLEPEPEDRHRELKLRNYTPEDEELKGRQVPKAKPASVEDKVKDQLEAAIPEPIIEEVDLANLAPRKPDWDLKRDVAKKLEKLERRTQKAIAELIRDRLRGSEEELAMAVGAVGVADGDSD, encoded by the exons ATGGAGAAGTCAGTTGGTTCGCTGCAGGAACAGGCGctgaagaggaaagaaagattAAAAGCTCTAAGAGACAAACAACTGCAG GGGAGAGACACTCAGGATGGGGAGCCTGAGAGGAAGAGACCACTGGAAGATCTGGAGCCGGAGCCAGAGGAcaggcacag AGAGCTGAAGCTGAGGAACTACACCCCAGAGGACGAGGAGCTGAAGGGAAGACAGGTGCCCAAAGCCAAGCCTGCCTCAG TGGAGGACAAGGTGAAGGACCAGCTGGAGGCAGCCATTCCAGAGCCCATCATAGAGGAAGTG GATCTAGCCAACCTTGCTCCAAGGAAGCCTGATTG GGATTTGAAAAGAGATGTAGCAAAGAAGCTGGAGAAGTTGGAGAGGAGAACACAGAAGGCGATTGCCGAGCTTATCA GGGACCGCTTGAGAGGCAGCGAAGAGGAGCTGGCGATGGCAGTTGGAGCTGTTGGAGTGGCAGATGGTGACTCAGACTGA
- the si:ch211-257p13.3 gene encoding kinesin-like protein KIFC3, translating to MIAFYSLLVYIFYSVFKKEEEDEEALEGACGYSPKYGPDHVSMETGSRRRGGHTPRMGKRGWSRLNESSSSSDSDGLSLSEEDDVPVEELAMPAKTPLAAFLSFKQEAEKRKTSTVQLDVGEKVSESPLVAVMSHLLSFLEQYSHLQQLQQQAEQYRLQLRRHRVQHRRHMKALRTHYRQRLHDKNSIISSLEEVISQQHTPTGEGDGVEACGGKAGLHTLVESLCGLQGERSQLRGELRLLHTQLEQKELDRHTKVQAFQQQIDELKSCIEEREEELNRLRTASGVTDSEKRVLCLSAENETLKHSLSVTQGLLQQLSVIPSQSSSGLMKENENLRSRVLQLESTLQQRAEQLSCLERQSEQSEWRRGEDVRRRDDRLKELQLELDKERTKEPLVKYVTQTVEVESPSALRLLAETRQKNERLTKKLSNQNERCKQLEEHIRRSDEVSCNLQHKIAAYEREINALREELLKVIGHLEERKEEAVKAAANCSEENLQNLQDQFITLQSRLSALPPTLRSMKTDYASLRTQVRNFSDFYGAAIKDAKKQMTTAISEISEANKDLLEKYRKEVALRRKYHEQLVELKGNIRVLCRVKPVLKEDQREEGQAVVVTTDPHNESALTVMNKGKGRTFELDKAFHPQATQEEVFQEIEPLVTSCIDGYHVCIFAYGQTGSGKTYTMEGNSENPGINQRALKHLFNEIEERKDMWEYTVSVTSVEIYNEVLRDLLCKDGEKLDIKMNPDGSGQLHVPGLRVIEVKSFQHIKKILAMARRNRITFGTQMNQHSSRSHALLMITVQGIDLATGTKTTGKLNLVDLAGSERVWKSGAEGERLKEAQNINRSLLSLGDVIQALRGRSTHIPFRNSKLTYLLQDSLGKGNKTAMVVQVSSLESNVGETLCSLKFAQRVCKVELGPAARKIEAGDKNHENYC from the exons ATGATCGCTTTCTACTCGCTGCTCGTCTACATCTTCTATTCTGTCttcaagaaggaggaggaggatgaggaggcgcTGGAGGGGGCATGTGGATACTCCCCAAAG taTGGACCTGACcatgtttccatggaaacagggagcaggaggagaggaggccacACCCCCAGAATGGGGAAAAGGGGTTGGTCCAGACTGAATGAGTCCA GCAGTAGCAGTGACAGCGATGGCCTCTCTCTCAGCGAGGAAGACGATGTTCCTGTTGAAGAGCTGGCGATGCCTGCCAAAACCCCTTTGGCTGCATTCTTATCATTCAagcaggaggcagagaagagaaaaacctCCACCGTACAACTGGACGTGGGAGAAAAG GTGAGCGAGTCTCCTCTGGTGGCGGTGATGTCCCACCTGCTCAGCTTCCTGGAGCAGTACTCACActtgcagcagctgcagcagcaggcgGAGCAGTACCGACTGCAGCTGCGCAGGCACCGCGTTCAGCACCGCAGGCACATGAAGGCCCTGCGCACACACTACCGCCAGCGCCTGCACGACAAgaacagcatcatcagcagccTGGAGGAGGTCATCAGCCAGCAGCACACGCCCACTGGAGAAG GTGACGGTGTGGAGGCCTGCGGAGGGAAGGCTGGCCTGCACACACTGGTGGAGTCTCTGTGTGGGCTGCAGGGCGAGCGGAGCCAGCTGAGGGGGGAGCTGAGGCTGCTGCACACTCAGCTGGAGCAGAAGGAGCTCGACCGCCACACTAAAGTCCAGGCCTTCCAGCAGCAG ATTGATGAGCTGAAGAGCTGCATAgaggagcgggaggaggagcTGAATCGCTTGAGAACTGCATCT GGGGTGACGGACTCAGAGAAGCGCGTGCTGTGCCTGTCGGCGGAGAACGAGACTCTGAAGCACAGCCTGAGCGTCACACAGGGTCTCCTGCAGCAGCTGTCTGTCATCCCCAGTCAGTCCAGCTCCGGGCTCATGAAG gaGAACGAGAACCTGCGCAGCCGAGTCCTGCAGCTGGAGAGCACCCTGCAGCAGCGCGCTGAGCAGCTCTCGTGTCTGGAGCGACAGAGCGAGCAGTCcgagtggaggaggggagaggacgtGAGGAGGCGCGACGACAGGCTGAAGGAgctgcagctggagctggacAAGGAGCGCACCAAGGAGCCACTGGTCAAG TATGTTACTCAGACTGTGGAGGTGGAGTCTCCGTCAGCTCTGAGGCTGCTGGCTGAAACCAGGCAGAAGAATGAACGACTGACAAAGAAGCTGTCTAATCAGAACGAACGGTGTAAGCAGCTGGAGGAGCACATCAGACGCTCCGATGAAGTCAGCTGCAATTTGCAACATAAg ATCGCAGCATATGAGCGGGAGATTAACGCCCTCCGAGAGGAGCTCCTGAAGGTGATTGGCcacctggaggagaggaaggaggaggccGTTAAAGCTGCTGCCAACTGCTCTGAGGAGAATCTGCAGAACCTGCAGGACCAGTTCATCA CCCTGCAGAGCCGTCTAAGTGCCCTTCCTCCTACTCTACGCTCCATGAAGACAGACTATGCCAGCCTGAGGACTCAGGTTCGCAACTTCTCTGATTTCTATGGAGCCGCCATTAAAGATGCCAAGAAACAG ATGACAACAGCCATCAGTGAGATTTCTGAGGCCAACAAAGACCTGCTGGAGAAGTACAGGAAGGAGGTTGCTCTGCGCAGGAAGTACCATGAGCAGCTTGTGGAGCTGAAAG GAAACATCCGTGTGTTGTGTCGTGTGAAGCCTGTTCTGAAGGAGGACCAGCGTGAGGAGGGCCAGGCTGTGGTGGTCACCACGGATCCCCACAACGAGTCAGCCCTCACAGTGATGAACAAGGGGAAAGGCCGCACCTTTGAGCTGGATAAAGCGTTCCATCCGCAGGCAACTCAAGAAGAG GTGTTTCAGGAGATCGAGCCCCTTGTGACATCCTGCATTGATGGATATCATGTCTGTATCTTTGCGTACGGTCAGACTGGATCAGGAAAAACCTATACGATGGAG GGCAATTCAGAGAACCCTGGTATCAACCAGCGAGCTCTGAAACACCTTTTCAATGAGATCGAGGAGAGGAAGGACATGTGGGAGTACACAGTCAGCGTCACCTCTGTGGAGATCTACAATGAAGTCCTCAG AGACCTGCTCTGTAAGGATGGAGAGAAGCTGGACATCAAGATGAACCCTGATGGGTCTGGTCAGCTGCATGTCCCTGGCCTCAGGGTCATTGAGGTCAAAAGCTTTCAGCACATTAAGAAG ATTCTTGCCATGGCCCGCCGCAATCGGATCACATTTGGCACTCAGATGAACCAGCACAGCTCGCGCTCTCATGCTCTACTCATGATTACAGTGCAGGGGATAGACCTGGCCACCGGCACTAAGACAACAG GCAAGCTGAACCTGGTGGATCTGGCCGGGTCTGAGCGCGTGTGGAAGTCAGGAGCAGAGGGCGAGAGGCTGAAGGAGGCCCAGAACATCAACCGCTCCCTGCTGTCCCTGGGAGACGTCATCCAGGCCCTGAGGGGCCGCTCGACGCACATTCCCTTCAGGAACTCCAAACTCACCTACCTGCTGCAGGACTCCCTTGGCAAGGGGAACAAGACTGCCATGGTTGTGCAG GTCTCCTCTCTTGAGAGCAACGTTGGTGAGACTCTCTGCTCTCTAAAGTTTGCTCAGCGTGTTTGCAAGGTGGAACTGGGGCCTGCAGCCAGGAAGATTGAGGCAGGTGACAAAAATCATGAGAACTACTGTTAA